The Balaenoptera acutorostrata chromosome 15, mBalAcu1.1, whole genome shotgun sequence genome contains a region encoding:
- the MTG2 gene encoding mitochondrial ribosome-associated GTPase 2, with amino-acid sequence MIRSRLFSARSWPVLEGVGCWTPLARAFPRPGRLLPQHASPRLLSVSCAGCTKHQEPPRKKLLSEKKLKRHFVDHRRVLVRGGRGGDGVSCFHSEPRKEFGGPDGGDGGYGGHVILRVDQQVKSLSSVLSQYQGFDGGAGGRKNCFGRSGAVLYIQVPVGTLVKEGNEVLADLSHPGDEFIAALGGAGGKGNRFFLANDNRAPTTCTPGQPGQERVLFLELKTVAHAGLVGFPNAGKSSLLRAISNARPTVASYPFTTLNPHVGVVHCEDHQQIAVADIPGIIRGAHQNRGLGLAFLRHIERCPFLLFVLDLSVPEPWTQLDDLKYELEQYRQGLSERPHAVVANKVDLPQARAQLPQLQARLGREAIALSAATGENLEELLLRLKELHDDHVAAELERGRQPLRW; translated from the exons ATGATACGTTCGAGGCTTTTCTCAGCGAGATCCTGGCCGGTGTTGGAGGGCGTGGGGTGCTGGACACCATTGGCACGAGCGTTTCCCAGGCCCGGGCGGCTCCTTCCCCAGCACGCTTCTCCCAGGCTGCTCTCGGTCAGCTGTGCGGGCTGCACCAAGCACCAGGAACCCCCCAGGAAGAAGCTGCTCTCAGAGAAAAAACTG aaaaggcattttgtGGACCATCGCCGAGTGCTTGTCCGAGGGGGACGCGGAGGTGACGGGGTGAGCTGCTTCCACAGTGAGCCCCGGAAGGAGTTTGGAGGCCCCGATGGTGGCGACGGAGGCTACGGTGGCCACGTCATCCTGAGAG TTGACCAGCAAGTCAAGTCCCTGTCCTCAGTCCTGTCTCAGTACCAGGGCTTTGACGGAGGAGCCGGTGGCAGGAAGAACTGCTTTGGGCGAAGCGGCGCCGTCCTCTACATCCAG GTCCCCGTGGGCACTTTGGTGAAGGAGGGGAACGAAGTCCTGGCTGACCTCTCGCACCCAGGCGACGAGTTCATCGCGGCGCTGGGCGGGGCAGGCGGGAAGGGCAACCGCTTTTTCCTGGCCAACGACAACCGCGCGCCCACGACTTGTACCCCCGGACAGCCGGGTCAGGAGCGGGTCCTCTTCCTGGAGCTCAAAACGGTGGCACACGCTGGGCTG GTCGGATTCCCCAACGCAGGGAAATCCTCGCTTCTCCGGGCCATTTCCAACGCAAGGCCCACTGTGGCCTCCTACCCGTTCACCACCCTGAACCCGCACGTGGGGGTCGTTCACTGTGAGGACCACCAGCAAATAGCAG TGGCCGACATCCCGGGCATCATCCGCGGAGCCCACCAGAACAGGGGCCTGGGCTTGGCCTTCCTAAGGCACATCGAGCGCTGCCCCTTCCTCCTGTTCGTGCTGGACCTCTCGGTGCCAGAGCCGTGGACGCAGCTGGATGACCTGAAGTACGAGCTAGAACAGTACAGGCAAGGCCTGTCCGAGAGACCCCATGCCGTCGTGGCGAACAAGGTCGACCTCCCTCAGGCCAGAGCCCAGCTGCCCCAGCTGCAGGCCCGCCTAGGCCGAGAGGCCATCGCCCTGTCGGCGGCCACCGGGGAGAACCTGGAGGAGCTGCTGCTGCGTCTGAAGGAGCTGCACGATGACCACGTGGCCGCGGAGCTGGAGCGTGGCCGCCAGCCTCTCCGGTGGTAG